A section of the Euzebya rosea genome encodes:
- the xylB gene encoding xylulokinase yields MALVVGVDCSTQATKALVIDTETGRTVASGRATHTVTGTDGARETHPTVWWDALAQALEQTGRAGDVAAIAVGGQQHGLVVSDADDAPLRPSMLWNDTRSAPQAEALTAALGGPEAWAAGPGSVPVAAYTVTKWAWLRANEPDVAAAAASVRLPHDWLTTRMSGEAVTDRGDASGSGWYSTATEAYDPAVLGLPAVDLDPSLLPRVAGPTEVVGTITSAAASALGLPVGAVVGAGTGDNMAAAMGLGVEPGVPVLSLGTSGTVYAVSDRRPGDPSGTVSGFADATGRFLPLACTLNCTLAVDRVATWLGIDRNAVADRTAVTMLPYLDGERTPNLPQASGAMLGLRHDTEPGEILLAAYQGAAASLVDAMDAIAEQSGGLDPDAPLVLIGGGAQGTAWRRVIGELTGRRLLVPAADELVALGAAVQATAALEQADPLAIAARWKTQSGEELAPIAHDPAPMARIRAVAESLFG; encoded by the coding sequence ATGGCACTTGTTGTGGGAGTGGACTGCTCGACCCAGGCGACCAAGGCGCTCGTCATCGACACCGAGACCGGCAGGACGGTGGCGTCGGGCCGCGCCACGCACACCGTGACCGGGACCGACGGAGCCCGGGAAACCCACCCCACGGTCTGGTGGGACGCCCTGGCGCAGGCGCTGGAGCAGACCGGCCGGGCCGGTGACGTCGCAGCGATCGCCGTCGGTGGGCAGCAGCACGGCCTGGTCGTCAGCGACGCCGACGACGCCCCGCTGCGTCCGTCGATGTTGTGGAACGACACCCGCTCCGCCCCGCAGGCCGAGGCGCTGACCGCCGCCCTCGGCGGTCCCGAAGCGTGGGCTGCCGGGCCGGGGTCGGTGCCGGTCGCCGCGTACACGGTGACCAAGTGGGCGTGGCTGCGGGCAAACGAACCGGACGTGGCCGCTGCCGCCGCGTCGGTGCGGCTGCCCCACGACTGGTTGACCACCCGGATGTCGGGCGAGGCCGTGACCGACCGGGGCGATGCCTCGGGGAGCGGCTGGTACTCCACGGCGACCGAGGCCTACGACCCGGCCGTGCTGGGCCTGCCCGCCGTCGACCTCGACCCCTCGTTGCTGCCCCGCGTGGCCGGCCCAACCGAGGTCGTCGGCACCATCACGTCCGCCGCCGCCTCGGCGCTGGGCCTGCCCGTCGGTGCCGTCGTGGGTGCCGGGACCGGCGACAACATGGCCGCGGCGATGGGGCTGGGCGTCGAACCGGGCGTCCCCGTGCTCAGCCTGGGCACCTCCGGCACCGTGTACGCCGTCAGCGACCGTCGTCCGGGTGATCCCTCGGGCACCGTGTCCGGGTTCGCCGACGCGACCGGCCGGTTCCTCCCCCTGGCCTGCACCCTCAACTGCACCCTGGCCGTCGACCGTGTCGCGACGTGGCTCGGGATCGACCGCAACGCCGTGGCCGACCGCACCGCCGTGACGATGTTGCCCTACCTCGACGGCGAGCGGACCCCCAACCTTCCCCAGGCCAGCGGGGCGATGCTCGGCCTGCGCCACGACACCGAACCGGGGGAGATCCTCCTCGCCGCCTACCAGGGTGCGGCCGCCTCGCTGGTGGACGCGATGGACGCCATCGCCGAGCAGTCCGGCGGACTGGACCCCGATGCCCCGCTGGTGCTGATCGGGGGCGGTGCACAGGGCACGGCCTGGCGGCGGGTCATCGGCGAGCTGACCGGACGTCGGCTGCTGGTCCCGGCCGCCGACGAGCTCGTCGCGCTCGGCGCAGCGGTCCAGGCCACAGCGGCGCTGGAGCAGGCCGACCCCCTCGCGATCGCGGCCCGCTGGAAGACGCAGTCGGGGGAGGAGCTGGCACCGATCGCCCACGACCCCGCACCCATGGCCCGGATCCGGGCGGTCGCCGAGTCCCTGTTCGGGTAG